In a genomic window of Saccharothrix sp. HUAS TT1:
- the dctA gene encoding C4-dicarboxylate transporter DctA: protein MVSAQARERKPIYKHLYFWVLVSIVLGVVVGYAFPAQASGMKWLADFFIALVKVVIAPTIFCTVVVGIAGLGNLAKAGGLALRTILYFTAMTTVALAIGLLVVNLVQPGHHGASIPISDGAADKTLADAKTAETGVTGFILGLVPKSFLGAFTDGQLIQVLVVAILVAVAVAGMGKRGERVVQALDTVAKVMFGVIKIVMYAAPIGAFGGIAYTIGKFGGSILGKLAWLMGSFYATCLLFVLVVLGGVGLYAGFSIFKFLRYIKDELLIVLGTSSSETVLPRMLVKLEAAGADKSVVGLTIPTGYSFNLDGTCIYLTMGAIFIAQATGTEVGLGTQVGLLLFMLLASKGAAGVTGAGLVTLAASLSAFEGNSAIPAVGIALIVGIDRFMSEARAITNVIGNGVGTLAVARWQGQLDRERLREVLDDPSVVDADALLERQHADDDVTEREPAASGTR, encoded by the coding sequence GTGGTCAGCGCGCAGGCACGTGAGCGCAAACCGATCTACAAGCACCTCTACTTCTGGGTGCTGGTGTCGATCGTGCTCGGCGTGGTCGTCGGGTACGCCTTCCCGGCCCAGGCGTCGGGCATGAAGTGGCTGGCCGACTTCTTCATCGCGCTGGTCAAGGTCGTCATCGCGCCGACGATCTTCTGCACCGTGGTGGTCGGCATCGCGGGCCTGGGCAACCTGGCCAAGGCGGGCGGCCTGGCGCTGCGGACCATCCTGTACTTCACCGCGATGACGACGGTGGCGCTGGCGATCGGCCTGCTGGTCGTCAACCTGGTCCAGCCGGGCCACCACGGCGCGTCCATCCCGATCAGCGACGGCGCGGCCGACAAGACGCTGGCCGACGCCAAGACGGCCGAGACGGGGGTCACCGGGTTCATCCTCGGCCTGGTGCCGAAGTCGTTCCTGGGCGCGTTCACCGACGGCCAGCTGATCCAGGTGCTGGTGGTGGCGATCCTGGTCGCGGTGGCCGTGGCGGGCATGGGCAAGCGCGGCGAGCGGGTGGTGCAGGCGCTCGACACGGTCGCGAAGGTCATGTTCGGCGTCATCAAGATCGTCATGTACGCGGCGCCGATCGGCGCGTTCGGCGGCATCGCCTACACGATCGGCAAGTTCGGCGGCTCGATCCTGGGCAAGCTGGCCTGGCTGATGGGCTCGTTCTACGCGACGTGCCTGCTGTTCGTCCTGGTGGTGCTGGGCGGCGTGGGGCTGTACGCCGGGTTCTCGATCTTCAAGTTCCTCCGCTACATCAAGGACGAGCTGCTGATCGTGCTCGGCACGTCGTCGTCGGAGACGGTGCTGCCGCGGATGCTGGTGAAGCTGGAGGCGGCGGGCGCGGACAAGTCGGTGGTCGGCCTGACCATCCCGACGGGCTACTCGTTCAACCTGGACGGCACCTGCATCTACCTGACCATGGGCGCGATCTTCATCGCCCAGGCGACCGGCACGGAGGTGGGGCTGGGCACGCAGGTCGGGCTGCTGCTGTTCATGCTGCTGGCCAGCAAGGGCGCGGCGGGGGTGACGGGCGCGGGCCTGGTCACGCTGGCGGCGTCGCTGAGCGCGTTCGAGGGCAACAGCGCGATCCCGGCGGTCGGCATCGCGCTGATCGTGGGCATCGACCGGTTCATGTCGGAGGCGCGGGCGATCACCAACGTCATCGGCAACGGCGTCGGCACCCTGGCGGTGGCCCGCTGGCAGGGCCAGCTGGACCGCGAGCGGCTGCGCGAGGTGCTGGACGACCCCTCGGTGGTCGACGCGGACGCGCTCCTGGAGCGCCAGCACGCCGACGACGACGTCACGGAGCGTGAACCCGCGGCGTCCGGCACGCGCTGA